In the Pontibacillus yanchengensis genome, one interval contains:
- a CDS encoding serine hydrolase: MKHRLRASFLLLTLMLVTFTSMIGSPIQVSAASVDVQAKSAILVDAETGKILFEKEADLALPPASMTKMMTEYLVLEAIEEGKISWDTTTQISDYPYDISANSSFSGVGLKQQKDYTVRELYEAMAINSDNATTIALAELVAGSEGEFVKMMNQKAKEMGLPDFQFVNSTGLSNTDLGDNYPEGTKPDADNLLSARSAALLAYNLANDYPQALEISSITTTQFEDQQIQNWNWMLPGMPGHLAQFGYEGMDGMKTGWTDLAGYCFTGTAERNGQRFISVVMKTDSKEARFEETRKLMDFGFNQFEQKELFPANHQIEGKSTYPVTKGKEDSVDVASAAPIKTMIEKGTEDQYSVNYELDQSKFNKDDKLTAPIEKGEKIGTMKLKNSGDDFGYITDNGKQAEAVDVVTQSAVEKANWFSLTLRAIGGFFGDIFSSITDTITGWF, from the coding sequence TTGAAACATAGATTAAGAGCATCCTTTTTACTACTTACGTTGATGCTTGTTACATTCACATCAATGATTGGCAGCCCAATCCAAGTTTCAGCCGCTTCGGTGGATGTACAAGCAAAATCTGCGATTCTAGTAGATGCAGAGACAGGCAAGATTTTATTTGAGAAAGAAGCTGATTTAGCTCTTCCTCCGGCAAGTATGACGAAAATGATGACTGAGTACCTTGTTCTTGAAGCAATTGAAGAAGGTAAAATTAGTTGGGATACAACGACGCAAATTTCGGATTATCCCTATGATATTTCGGCTAACTCTAGTTTTTCAGGCGTAGGGTTAAAGCAACAAAAAGATTATACAGTACGAGAATTATATGAAGCAATGGCCATTAACTCAGATAATGCTACTACGATTGCCTTAGCAGAATTAGTAGCAGGCTCTGAAGGTGAATTCGTCAAAATGATGAATCAAAAGGCCAAAGAAATGGGGTTACCAGATTTTCAGTTTGTTAACTCTACAGGTCTTTCCAATACTGATTTGGGTGATAATTATCCTGAAGGAACGAAACCTGATGCAGATAACCTCTTATCAGCTCGTTCAGCAGCTCTGTTGGCCTATAACTTAGCAAATGACTACCCTCAAGCTTTAGAAATATCCAGTATTACAACGACACAATTTGAAGACCAACAAATTCAAAACTGGAACTGGATGCTTCCTGGTATGCCAGGACATTTAGCTCAATTTGGATATGAAGGTATGGATGGCATGAAAACCGGTTGGACGGATTTAGCTGGTTATTGCTTTACAGGAACAGCAGAACGAAATGGCCAACGATTTATTTCTGTTGTCATGAAAACGGATAGTAAAGAAGCGCGTTTTGAAGAAACACGGAAACTAATGGATTTTGGCTTTAACCAGTTTGAACAAAAAGAATTGTTCCCGGCTAATCATCAGATAGAAGGAAAATCTACATACCCTGTAACAAAAGGGAAAGAAGATTCAGTAGACGTTGCATCTGCAGCACCTATCAAAACGATGATTGAAAAAGGTACAGAAGATCAATATAGTGTCAACTATGAACTCGACCAGTCGAAATTCAACAAAGATGATAAGCTCACGGCTCCAATCGAAAAAGGTGAAAAGATTGGAACAATGAAGCTAAAGAATAGCGGAGATGATTTTGGTTATATTACGGACAACGGAAAACAGGCAGAAGCAGTAGATGTTGTGACGCAATCGGCCGTAGAAAAAGCAAACTGGTTCTCACTAACATTACGAGCTATTGGTGGATTTTTTGGAGATATCTTCTCTAGCATTACAGATACCATCACAGGATGGTTTTAA
- the guaB gene encoding IMP dehydrogenase has protein sequence MREDKFAKESLTFDDVLLLPAKSDVLPKEVQVSTELSPSLKLNVPLLSAGMDTVTEAEMAIGMARQGGLGVIHKSMSIEEQAEQVDRVKRSESGVISNPFFLTPKNQVYDAEYLMGKYRISGVPIVDNETDQHLIGIITNRDLRFIQDYSTLISEVMTSEDLVTAPVGTTLEQAEKILQGYKIEKLPLVNDHGVLKGLITIKDIEKVIEFPNSAKDAQGRLLVGAAVGVTADADLRIAKLVEAGVDAIVIDTAHGHSAGVLNQVAKVRKQYPELNIIAGNVGTQQGTRDLIEAGANVIKVGIGPGSICTTRVVAGVGIPQISAVYECASEAKQHGIPVIADGGIKYSGDIAKALAAGAHAVMLGSIFAGVAESPGETVIFQGRQFKVYRGMGSVDAMKSGSKDRYFQESANVNKLVPEGIEGRVPYKGPLVDTVHQLIGGLRSSMGYCGAQTLDIFRNESQFTRITNAGLRESHPHDVQITKESPNYSV, from the coding sequence CTAAAGAAGTCCAGGTGAGTACAGAGTTGTCACCTTCATTAAAGCTTAATGTCCCATTACTGAGTGCAGGTATGGACACAGTAACAGAAGCAGAAATGGCAATTGGAATGGCTCGTCAAGGTGGATTAGGTGTGATTCATAAGAGCATGTCGATTGAAGAGCAAGCCGAACAAGTAGATCGGGTGAAACGCAGTGAAAGTGGAGTCATTTCCAATCCATTTTTCTTAACCCCTAAAAATCAAGTATATGATGCGGAGTATTTGATGGGGAAATATCGAATTTCTGGCGTGCCTATCGTGGACAATGAAACCGATCAGCATTTGATTGGTATTATTACAAATCGTGACCTTCGATTTATCCAAGACTATTCGACTCTAATCTCAGAAGTGATGACTAGTGAGGATCTTGTTACAGCTCCTGTTGGTACAACTTTGGAGCAAGCCGAAAAGATATTACAAGGCTATAAGATTGAAAAGCTCCCTCTTGTTAATGATCATGGTGTTCTAAAAGGCTTAATTACTATTAAAGACATTGAGAAGGTTATTGAGTTTCCTAACTCAGCTAAGGACGCACAAGGTCGTCTGCTTGTAGGAGCGGCTGTAGGAGTTACAGCAGACGCTGATCTTCGGATTGCGAAGCTAGTAGAAGCTGGTGTGGATGCAATTGTCATTGATACTGCTCATGGACATTCCGCAGGTGTACTCAATCAAGTTGCAAAAGTTCGTAAGCAATATCCTGAGCTTAATATTATTGCTGGAAATGTTGGAACTCAACAAGGTACTAGAGACTTAATTGAGGCAGGAGCCAATGTCATAAAAGTTGGAATAGGTCCTGGATCTATTTGTACAACACGTGTTGTTGCTGGTGTAGGAATACCGCAAATCTCAGCTGTATATGAATGTGCATCTGAAGCGAAGCAGCATGGTATACCTGTTATAGCTGATGGAGGCATTAAGTATTCTGGAGATATTGCGAAAGCATTGGCAGCAGGTGCTCATGCAGTTATGTTAGGTAGCATTTTTGCTGGAGTAGCTGAAAGCCCTGGCGAAACGGTTATTTTCCAAGGTCGTCAATTCAAAGTGTATCGAGGCATGGGCTCTGTTGATGCTATGAAATCAGGGTCAAAGGATCGATACTTCCAAGAGTCTGCAAACGTGAATAAATTGGTTCCTGAAGGGATTGAAGGACGAGTACCTTATAAAGGACCGCTTGTAGATACCGTGCATCAACTAATTGGTGGCTTACGTTCAAGTATGGGATATTGTGGAGCGCAAACGTTAGACATATTTCGAAATGAATCCCAATTCACACGTATCACGAATGCAGGTCTTCGTGAAAGTCACCCACATGATGTACAAATTACGAAAGAATCACCAAATTATTCAGTTTAA